The Streptomyces sp. NBC_00691 genome has a segment encoding these proteins:
- the ispG gene encoding flavodoxin-dependent (E)-4-hydroxy-3-methylbut-2-enyl-diphosphate synthase, translated as MTAISLGIPTVPTRLAERRKSRQIQVGSVAVGGDAPVSVQSMTTTRTSDIGATLQQIAELTASGCQIVRVACPTQDDADALAVIARKSQIPVIADIHFQPKYVFAAIDAGCAAVRVNPGNIKQFDDKVKEIAKAASDARTPIRIGVNAGSLDARLLKKYGRATPEALVESALWEASLFEEHGFRDIKISVKHNDPVIMVEAYRQLAAQCDYPLHLGVTEAGPAFQGTIKSAVAFGALLSQGIGDTIRVSLSAPPAEEIKVGMQILESLNLRQRRLEIVSCPSCGRAQVDVYKLAEEVTAGLDGMTVPLRVAVMGCVVNGPGEAREADLGVASGNGKGQIFVKGEVIKTVPESKIVETLIEEALKIAEQMEKDGVASGEPSVAVAG; from the coding sequence ATGACCGCGATTTCTCTCGGTATCCCGACCGTCCCGACCCGGCTCGCCGAGCGGCGCAAGAGCCGCCAGATCCAGGTCGGCAGCGTGGCCGTCGGCGGTGACGCACCCGTCTCCGTGCAGTCGATGACCACGACCCGCACGTCCGACATCGGCGCCACGCTGCAGCAGATCGCCGAGCTGACGGCCTCCGGCTGCCAGATCGTGCGCGTCGCCTGCCCCACCCAGGACGACGCCGACGCCCTCGCGGTCATCGCGCGGAAGTCGCAGATCCCGGTGATCGCCGACATCCACTTCCAGCCGAAGTACGTCTTCGCGGCGATCGACGCCGGCTGCGCGGCCGTCCGCGTCAACCCCGGAAACATCAAGCAGTTCGACGACAAGGTCAAGGAGATCGCCAAGGCGGCCTCCGACGCCCGCACCCCGATCCGGATCGGCGTCAACGCCGGCTCGCTCGACGCGCGGCTGCTCAAGAAGTACGGCCGGGCCACCCCCGAGGCGCTCGTCGAGTCCGCCCTGTGGGAGGCGTCCCTCTTCGAGGAGCACGGCTTCCGCGACATCAAGATCTCGGTCAAGCACAACGACCCGGTGATCATGGTCGAGGCCTACCGCCAGCTCGCCGCCCAGTGCGACTACCCGCTGCACCTCGGCGTCACCGAGGCGGGCCCGGCCTTCCAGGGCACCATCAAGTCGGCCGTCGCCTTCGGAGCGCTGCTGTCCCAGGGCATCGGCGACACCATCCGCGTCTCCCTCTCCGCGCCGCCGGCCGAGGAGATCAAGGTCGGCATGCAGATCCTGGAGTCGCTGAACCTGCGCCAGCGCCGCCTCGAGATCGTCTCCTGCCCGTCCTGCGGCCGCGCCCAGGTCGACGTCTACAAGCTTGCGGAGGAGGTCACCGCCGGCCTCGACGGCATGACCGTCCCGCTGCGCGTCGCCGTCATGGGCTGCGTCGTCAACGGTCCCGGCGAGGCCCGCGAGGCCGACCTCGGCGTCGCCTCCGGCAACGGCAAGGGCCAGATCTTCGTGAAGGGCGAGGTCATCAAGACCGTCCCCGAGTCGAAGATCGTCGAGACGCTCATCGAAGAGGCGCTCAAGATCGCCGAGCAGATGGAGAAGGACGGCGTCGCCAGCGGCGAGCCGTCGGTCGCCGTCGCGGGCTGA
- a CDS encoding GNAT family N-acetyltransferase, with protein MDDAEIMIGPVNLAARVDEALAVQAVAFGLDADEVAVRRHIVLRHLLNPGARAYGATTAGGELVGFVYGMPNDRGHWWSTVVESYLRATGTVDWLDDSFVITELHVHPAHQGHGLGRALITTITDEAAEPRSILSAIDTDSPARGLYRSLGYQDLARQVHFPSAVRPYAVMGAPLPLGRRN; from the coding sequence ATGGACGACGCAGAGATCATGATCGGGCCGGTCAATCTCGCCGCCCGGGTGGACGAGGCACTCGCCGTGCAGGCGGTCGCCTTCGGCCTGGACGCGGACGAGGTCGCCGTACGCCGCCACATCGTGCTGCGCCACCTGCTGAACCCCGGCGCCCGCGCCTACGGGGCCACCACCGCCGGGGGCGAGCTCGTCGGGTTCGTGTACGGGATGCCCAACGACCGGGGCCACTGGTGGTCCACCGTCGTCGAGTCGTATCTGCGCGCCACCGGCACCGTCGACTGGCTCGACGACTCCTTCGTGATCACCGAGCTCCATGTCCACCCCGCCCACCAGGGGCACGGCCTGGGCCGCGCCCTGATCACCACCATCACCGACGAGGCCGCCGAACCGCGCTCGATCCTCTCCGCGATCGACACCGACAGCCCGGCCCGCGGTCTCTACCGCTCCCTCGGCTACCAGGACCTCGCCCGTCAGGTGCACTTCCCGAGCGCGGTCCGCCCGTACGCGGTCATGGGCGCGCCCCTGCCGCTCGGGCGCCGGAACTGA
- a CDS encoding GNAT family N-acetyltransferase encodes MLTQPATRVLEPADLGAALAVLESAPVENAFVTARVQVAGLDPWRLGGEMWGWYSEGRLRSLCYSGANLVPLCATPEAVRAFADRARRTGRRCSSIVGPAGPTTELWRLLEPSWGPARDVRARQPLMVAEEPSVTVTPDPLVRRVRKDEMDVIMPACVAMFTEEVGISPLANDGGLLYQARVAELVGSGRSFARIEDGKVVFKAEIGAATRQACQIQGVWVAPEHRGKGLSESGMAAVLQYALADIAPVVSLYVNDYNTPARASYRRVGFQETGAFMSVLF; translated from the coding sequence GTGCTGACACAACCCGCCACCCGGGTCCTCGAACCCGCCGACCTCGGCGCCGCACTCGCCGTTCTGGAGAGCGCCCCCGTCGAGAACGCCTTCGTGACCGCCCGCGTCCAGGTCGCCGGACTCGATCCCTGGCGACTCGGGGGCGAGATGTGGGGCTGGTACAGCGAGGGGCGGCTGAGGTCGCTCTGCTACTCCGGCGCCAACCTCGTGCCGCTCTGCGCGACGCCCGAGGCCGTGCGCGCCTTCGCCGACCGGGCGCGCAGGACCGGCCGCCGCTGTTCCTCGATCGTCGGGCCGGCCGGGCCCACCACCGAGCTGTGGCGGCTCCTGGAGCCCAGCTGGGGCCCCGCGAGGGACGTCCGCGCCCGGCAGCCGCTGATGGTCGCCGAGGAGCCCTCCGTGACCGTCACGCCCGATCCGCTCGTCCGTCGCGTCCGCAAGGACGAGATGGACGTGATCATGCCCGCGTGCGTGGCCATGTTCACCGAGGAGGTGGGCATCTCCCCGCTCGCCAACGACGGCGGACTGCTCTACCAGGCCCGGGTCGCCGAGCTGGTCGGCTCCGGCCGCTCCTTCGCCCGCATCGAGGACGGCAAGGTGGTCTTCAAGGCGGAGATCGGCGCCGCCACCCGCCAGGCCTGCCAGATCCAGGGCGTCTGGGTCGCCCCCGAGCACCGCGGCAAGGGCCTCTCCGAGTCGGGCATGGCCGCCGTCCTCCAGTACGCCCTCGCGGACATCGCGCCCGTCGTCAGCCTGTACGTGAACGACTACAACACCCCCGCGAGGGCCTCGTACCGCCGTGTCGGCTTCCAGGAGACCGGTGCCTTCATGAGCGTGCTGTTCTGA
- the rimP gene encoding ribosome maturation factor RimP codes for MSTTQSDRLRELVEPLVQARGLDLEEIEVSRAGRRGLLRIVVDSDEGVELDACAELSRAISEKLDETDAMGEGEYVLEVSSPGADRPLTEHRHYVRAVGRLAKLQLTTEGAAEELVARILAVDEDGLDLEVPGVKGRKPTARRVAFADVVKARVEIEFNRKDKKEEEA; via the coding sequence ATGAGCACCACCCAGAGCGACAGGCTGCGCGAACTCGTGGAGCCGCTCGTCCAGGCGAGGGGCCTGGATCTCGAGGAGATCGAGGTGTCGCGGGCCGGCCGCCGTGGATTGCTGAGGATCGTCGTCGATTCCGACGAGGGCGTGGAACTGGACGCCTGTGCCGAGCTGAGCCGCGCGATCTCCGAGAAGCTCGACGAGACCGACGCGATGGGCGAGGGCGAGTACGTCCTCGAAGTCAGCTCCCCCGGCGCCGACCGCCCGCTGACCGAGCACCGCCACTACGTGCGGGCCGTCGGCCGCCTCGCCAAGCTCCAGCTGACCACCGAAGGCGCCGCCGAGGAACTCGTCGCGCGGATCCTGGCCGTGGACGAGGACGGCCTCGACCTCGAAGTGCCGGGCGTGAAGGGGCGCAAGCCCACCGCCCGCCGGGTCGCGTTCGCCGACGTCGTCAAGGCGCGTGTCGAGATCGAGTTCAACCGCAAGGACAAGAAGGAAGAGGAGGCGTAG
- a CDS encoding M50 family metallopeptidase, translated as MTEMLLYIAGLVLFALGLLVSIAWHELGHLSTAKLFGIRVPQYMVGFGPTIWSRKRGETEYGIKAIPAGGYIRMIGMFPPGEDGKIEARSTSPWRSMIEDAREASYEELEPGDETRLFYTRKPWKRVIVMFAGPFMNLVLAVALFFGSMMTLGVEGQTTGVAAVQKCVIKQSEKREKCAAGDPVSPAFKAGLKDGDKIVAFNGTPVSDWDTLSDRIRDTIGPATVTVERAGQRVDLHPDLVSNEVPKKDEDGKVVQPVDYEPAGYLGFQSRTEVAPLSFGETTDRMGDLLENGVHSVIALPGKIPGLWDATFGDGERADDSPVGVVGAARITGELMTVEAPPTTILVMFMNLLVGFNVSLFLFNMLPLLPLDGGHIAGALWESVRRHTARIFKRPDPGPFDVAKLMPAAYVVAGVFVCFTLLVLAADLVNPVKIT; from the coding sequence ATGACCGAAATGCTCCTGTACATCGCGGGCCTCGTGCTGTTCGCCCTCGGCCTCCTCGTCTCCATCGCCTGGCACGAGCTGGGCCACCTCTCCACGGCCAAGCTCTTCGGCATCCGCGTACCGCAGTACATGGTCGGTTTCGGCCCCACGATCTGGTCGAGGAAGCGCGGCGAGACCGAGTACGGCATCAAGGCCATCCCGGCCGGCGGCTACATCCGCATGATCGGCATGTTCCCGCCGGGCGAGGACGGCAAGATCGAGGCCCGCTCCACCTCGCCCTGGCGCTCGATGATCGAGGACGCACGGGAGGCCTCGTACGAGGAGCTCGAGCCCGGCGACGAGACCCGGCTCTTCTACACGCGCAAGCCGTGGAAGCGCGTGATCGTGATGTTCGCCGGACCCTTCATGAACCTGGTCCTGGCGGTGGCGCTGTTCTTCGGCTCGATGATGACGCTGGGCGTCGAGGGCCAGACGACGGGCGTCGCCGCCGTCCAGAAGTGCGTCATCAAGCAGAGCGAGAAGCGCGAGAAGTGCGCGGCGGGCGACCCCGTCTCCCCGGCCTTCAAGGCGGGTCTGAAGGACGGCGACAAGATCGTCGCCTTCAACGGCACGCCGGTGAGCGACTGGGACACCCTGTCCGACCGGATCCGCGACACCATCGGTCCGGCGACGGTCACCGTCGAGCGGGCCGGGCAGCGCGTCGACCTGCACCCCGACCTCGTCTCCAACGAGGTGCCGAAGAAGGACGAGGACGGCAAGGTCGTCCAGCCGGTCGACTACGAACCCGCCGGATACCTCGGCTTCCAGTCCAGGACCGAGGTCGCGCCGCTCTCCTTCGGCGAGACCACCGACCGCATGGGCGACCTCCTGGAGAACGGCGTCCACTCGGTCATCGCCCTCCCGGGCAAGATCCCCGGTCTGTGGGACGCCACCTTCGGCGACGGCGAGCGCGCGGACGACTCGCCCGTCGGTGTCGTCGGCGCCGCCCGCATCACCGGTGAACTGATGACCGTCGAGGCCCCGCCGACGACGATCCTCGTGATGTTCATGAACCTGCTCGTCGGGTTCAACGTGTCGCTGTTCCTGTTCAACATGCTCCCGCTGCTGCCGCTCGACGGCGGCCACATCGCCGGAGCCCTGTGGGAGTCCGTACGCCGTCACACGGCCCGGATCTTCAAGCGCCCCGACCCGGGCCCCTTCGACGTGGCGAAGCTGATGCCCGCCGCGTACGTGGTGGCCGGTGTCTTCGTCTGTTTCACGCTGCTCGTCCTCGCCGCCGACCTCGTCAACCCGGTGAAGATCACGTAG
- a CDS encoding slipin family protein, whose product MIEELLVAVAGAAAAVAVYAGAAARVVKQYERGVVFRFGRLRDDVRAPGFTMIVPGVDRLHKVNMQIVTMPVPAQEGITRDNVTVRVDAVVYFKVVDAAEALIRVEDYKFAVSQMAQTSLRSIIGKSDLDDLLSNREKLNQGLELMLDSPAIGWGVQIDRVEIKDVSLPETMKRSMARQAEADRERRARVINADAELQASKKLAEAAEVMSEQPAALQLRLLQTVVAVAAEKNSTLVLPFPVELLRFLERATQSASAPETAAAPTSIPASAATSAPAPAAPEPAPSAGRATTAESGRATTAESPVSAAYLKGAADAAEGVEPVGDLTGASVEPAPTDEGAA is encoded by the coding sequence ATGATCGAAGAGCTGTTGGTGGCGGTGGCAGGCGCGGCCGCGGCGGTCGCCGTGTACGCGGGCGCGGCCGCCCGCGTCGTGAAGCAGTACGAGCGAGGGGTCGTCTTCCGATTCGGACGGCTGCGCGATGACGTGCGCGCGCCCGGCTTCACGATGATCGTTCCGGGCGTGGACCGCCTCCACAAGGTGAACATGCAGATCGTCACGATGCCCGTGCCCGCGCAGGAGGGCATCACGCGGGACAACGTGACCGTACGGGTCGACGCCGTCGTCTACTTCAAGGTGGTCGACGCGGCGGAGGCGCTGATCCGGGTCGAGGACTACAAGTTCGCGGTCTCGCAGATGGCGCAGACGTCCCTGCGGTCCATCATCGGCAAGAGCGATCTCGACGACCTGCTGTCGAACCGGGAGAAGCTCAACCAGGGCCTGGAGCTGATGCTGGACTCCCCCGCGATCGGCTGGGGCGTGCAGATCGACCGGGTCGAGATCAAGGACGTCTCCCTGCCGGAGACGATGAAGCGCTCGATGGCCCGGCAGGCGGAGGCCGACCGGGAACGCCGGGCGCGGGTGATCAACGCGGACGCGGAGCTCCAGGCCTCGAAGAAGCTGGCGGAGGCGGCCGAGGTGATGTCCGAGCAGCCGGCGGCGCTCCAGCTGCGGCTGCTGCAGACGGTGGTGGCGGTGGCGGCCGAGAAGAACTCGACGCTGGTGCTGCCGTTCCCGGTGGAGCTGCTGAGGTTCCTGGAACGGGCGACGCAGTCCGCGTCGGCGCCGGAAACGGCCGCGGCCCCGACGTCGATCCCGGCCTCGGCGGCCACGTCGGCACCGGCACCGGCCGCGCCTGAGCCCGCGCCTTCGGCCGGGCGGGCGACCACCGCGGAGTCCGGGCGGGCGACCACCGCGGAGTCGCCGGTCAGCGCCGCCTACCTGAAGGGCGCGGCGGACGCCGCGGAGGGCGTGGAGCCGGTGGGGGACCTGACGGGCGCGTCGGTCGAACCCGCGCCGACGGACGAGGGAGCCGCCTGA
- a CDS encoding proline--tRNA ligase, with product MANAPVQRMSQLMAKTLRDDPADAEVLSHKLLVRAGYVRRTAAGIWSWLPLGKKVLTNIERIVREEMDAIGAQEVTLPALLPREPYEATGRWDEYGAELFRLQDRKGGDYLLGPTHEEIFTLLVKDQCSSYKDLPVILYQIQNKFRDEARPRAGILRGREFLMKDSYSFDTEDEGLAQSYALHRQAYQRVFERLGLDYRIVAATAGAMGGSKSEEFLAPAEAGEDTFADCPNCDFAANTEAISYALEPVDGSAVAAAEEIPTPDTPTIETLAASLGVPASATLKNLLVKVDGEIVAVGVPGDREVDMGKVEEHFAPATVEMVTETDFAARADLVRGYVGPQGLEKVTYIADPRVAPGTAWITGANKDGMHAKNVVAGRDFEVEEYVDVVVVQEGDPCPTCGTGLKLDRAIEIGHIFQLGRKYADALKLDVLGQHGKPVRVTMGSYGIGVSRAVAALAEQTADEKGLCWPAEVAPADVHVVAAGKALQTELALEVSDKLSAAGLRVLVDDRAGVSPGVKFTDAELMGVPKILVAGRRSAEGVVELKDRRTGDREELTVDEALARLTA from the coding sequence ATGGCCAACGCACCGGTCCAGCGCATGTCCCAGTTGATGGCGAAGACGCTGCGCGACGACCCGGCCGACGCCGAGGTCCTCAGCCACAAGCTCCTCGTCCGCGCCGGCTACGTGCGCCGCACCGCCGCCGGCATCTGGAGCTGGCTGCCCCTCGGCAAGAAGGTCCTCACCAACATCGAGCGCATCGTCCGCGAGGAGATGGACGCCATCGGCGCCCAGGAGGTCACCCTCCCCGCGCTGCTGCCGCGTGAGCCGTACGAGGCGACGGGCCGCTGGGACGAGTACGGCGCCGAGCTCTTCCGCCTCCAGGACCGCAAGGGCGGCGACTACCTCCTCGGCCCGACGCACGAGGAGATCTTCACGCTCCTGGTCAAGGACCAGTGCTCCTCGTACAAGGACCTGCCGGTCATCCTGTACCAGATCCAGAACAAGTTCCGTGACGAGGCCCGCCCCCGCGCCGGCATCCTGCGCGGCCGCGAGTTCCTCATGAAGGACTCGTACTCCTTCGACACGGAGGACGAGGGCCTGGCCCAGTCCTACGCGCTGCACCGCCAGGCCTACCAGCGCGTCTTCGAGCGCCTCGGCCTCGACTACCGCATCGTCGCGGCCACCGCCGGCGCGATGGGCGGCTCGAAGTCCGAGGAGTTCCTGGCCCCGGCCGAGGCCGGCGAGGACACCTTCGCCGACTGCCCGAACTGCGACTTCGCGGCGAACACCGAGGCGATCTCGTACGCGCTCGAGCCCGTCGACGGTTCGGCCGTCGCGGCCGCCGAGGAGATCCCCACCCCGGACACCCCGACGATCGAGACCCTGGCCGCCTCCCTCGGCGTCCCGGCCTCCGCCACGCTCAAGAACCTCCTGGTCAAGGTCGACGGCGAGATCGTCGCCGTGGGCGTCCCCGGCGACCGCGAGGTCGACATGGGCAAGGTCGAGGAGCACTTCGCGCCGGCCACCGTCGAGATGGTCACCGAGACCGACTTCGCCGCGCGCGCCGACCTCGTACGGGGCTACGTCGGCCCGCAGGGCCTGGAGAAGGTCACGTACATCGCCGACCCGCGCGTGGCGCCCGGCACCGCGTGGATCACGGGCGCCAACAAGGACGGCATGCACGCGAAGAACGTCGTCGCGGGCCGTGACTTCGAGGTCGAGGAGTACGTCGACGTCGTCGTCGTGCAGGAGGGCGACCCGTGCCCCACGTGCGGCACCGGCCTCAAGCTGGACCGCGCCATCGAGATCGGCCACATCTTCCAGCTGGGCCGCAAGTACGCCGACGCCCTCAAGCTCGACGTCCTCGGGCAGCACGGCAAGCCGGTCCGCGTGACCATGGGCTCGTACGGCATCGGCGTCTCGCGCGCCGTCGCCGCGCTGGCGGAGCAGACGGCCGACGAGAAGGGCCTGTGCTGGCCGGCCGAGGTCGCCCCGGCCGACGTCCACGTCGTCGCCGCCGGCAAGGCGCTCCAGACGGAGCTCGCCCTCGAGGTCTCCGACAAGCTGTCCGCCGCGGGCCTCCGGGTCCTGGTCGACGACCGCGCGGGTGTCTCGCCCGGCGTCAAGTTCACCGACGCGGAGCTGATGGGCGTCCCGAAGATCCTGGTCGCCGGCCGCCGTTCGGCGGAGGGCGTCGTGGAGCTGAAGGACCGTCGCACGGGCGACCGCGAGGAACTGACCGTCGACGAGGCGCTCGCCCGTCTGACGGCGTAA
- a CDS encoding aminoglycoside phosphotransferase family protein produces MGFEPPQRLIRTLGETYGDAVAAEWLEALPERAGQVLDRASLESERVMAPGGRSSLVVLVRRSDGSPAALKIAPSFARPDLERDALAHWNGWGAVQLLAEAAEDALVLERLHPEVSLRSLPEAKALLEAAGTVRKLWVEPAAEHGFETVAGRTARQAAAMEPHRADAATAELTTAALAAREELVTGASETLLLHGNFRQGKVLGGDRAPWLAVGPEPLVGERAYDLARLVRDRVEDLVAASSGASAARRRVNRLADSLDVDRERLRGWTLFRAVESGTRALAAGRRQDAELLLEFASWL; encoded by the coding sequence ATGGGTTTCGAACCGCCGCAGCGACTGATCAGGACGCTCGGTGAGACGTACGGGGACGCCGTGGCGGCCGAGTGGCTCGAGGCACTGCCCGAGCGGGCCGGTCAGGTGCTCGACCGCGCCTCCCTGGAGAGCGAACGGGTGATGGCGCCCGGCGGACGCAGCAGCCTGGTCGTGCTCGTCCGGCGGTCCGACGGCTCCCCCGCCGCGCTCAAGATCGCGCCCTCGTTCGCCCGGCCCGACCTGGAGCGGGACGCGCTCGCGCACTGGAACGGCTGGGGCGCGGTCCAGCTCCTGGCCGAGGCCGCGGAGGACGCGCTCGTCCTCGAACGACTGCACCCCGAGGTCTCCCTGCGCTCGCTCCCGGAGGCGAAGGCGCTCCTGGAGGCGGCCGGGACCGTACGCAAGCTGTGGGTCGAGCCGGCGGCGGAGCACGGCTTCGAGACGGTGGCCGGGCGGACCGCCCGGCAGGCGGCGGCGATGGAGCCCCACCGCGCCGACGCGGCGACCGCCGAGCTGACGACGGCGGCGCTCGCGGCCCGCGAGGAGCTGGTGACCGGCGCCTCGGAGACGCTGCTGCTGCACGGGAACTTCCGGCAGGGCAAGGTGCTCGGCGGTGACCGGGCGCCCTGGCTGGCCGTGGGACCCGAGCCGCTGGTCGGCGAGCGGGCGTACGACCTCGCCCGGCTCGTACGGGACCGCGTCGAGGATCTGGTGGCCGCGTCCTCGGGCGCCTCCGCGGCCCGGCGGCGGGTCAACAGACTGGCCGACTCCCTGGACGTGGACCGGGAGCGGCTGCGCGGCTGGACGCTGTTCCGGGCGGTGGAGTCGGGCACGCGGGCGCTGGCGGCGGGGCGCCGGCAGGATGCCGAGCTGCTCCTGGAGTTCGCGAGCTGGCTGTAG
- the dxr gene encoding 1-deoxy-D-xylulose-5-phosphate reductoisomerase, which translates to MSDRPSPLADPHIAFDVSEGRRDIVVLGSTGSIGTQAIDLVLRNPDRFRVTALAASGGRVALLAEQAHRLKVAAVAVAREDVVEELRTALKALYGSEPLPELLAGPDAATQLAASPCHTVLNGITGSIGLAPTLAALEAGRTLALANKESLIVGGPLVKALAKPGQIIPVDSEHAALFQALAAGTRADVRKLVVTASGGPFRGRTRAQLAGVTREDALAHPTWAMGPVITVNSATLVNKGLEVIEAHLLYDIPFDRIEVVVHPQSYVHSMVEFTDGSTLAQATPPDMGGPIAIGIGWPERVPDAAPAFDWTKASTWEFFPLDTEAFPSVGLARHVGELGGTAPAVFNAANEECVEAFLAGRLPFNGIMDTVTAVVAEHGVPAAGTSLTVPDVLEAETWARARARELAAKATAEARA; encoded by the coding sequence ATGAGCGACCGCCCCTCTCCTCTCGCCGACCCCCATATCGCCTTCGACGTCTCCGAAGGACGCCGGGACATCGTCGTCCTCGGCTCGACCGGGTCCATCGGCACGCAGGCCATCGATCTGGTGCTGCGCAACCCCGACCGCTTCCGGGTCACCGCCCTGGCCGCCTCGGGCGGCCGGGTCGCGCTGCTCGCCGAGCAGGCGCACCGGCTGAAGGTCGCCGCGGTCGCCGTGGCCCGCGAGGACGTGGTGGAGGAGCTCCGTACGGCCCTCAAGGCGCTGTACGGCTCCGAGCCGCTGCCCGAGCTCCTCGCCGGCCCCGACGCGGCCACCCAGCTCGCCGCCTCGCCGTGCCACACCGTCCTCAACGGCATCACCGGCTCCATCGGCCTCGCGCCGACCCTGGCGGCCCTCGAAGCCGGCCGTACCCTCGCCCTGGCCAACAAGGAGTCGCTGATCGTCGGCGGTCCCCTGGTGAAGGCCCTCGCGAAGCCCGGTCAGATCATCCCTGTCGACTCCGAGCACGCGGCCCTCTTCCAGGCACTCGCCGCGGGCACCCGCGCCGACGTCCGCAAGCTGGTCGTCACCGCGTCCGGCGGCCCGTTCCGCGGCCGTACGCGCGCCCAGCTCGCCGGCGTCACCCGCGAGGACGCGCTCGCCCACCCGACCTGGGCCATGGGCCCGGTGATCACGGTGAACAGCGCCACCCTGGTCAACAAGGGCCTGGAGGTCATCGAGGCGCACCTCCTCTACGACATCCCCTTCGACCGCATCGAGGTCGTCGTCCACCCGCAGTCGTACGTGCACTCGATGGTCGAGTTCACCGACGGCTCCACACTGGCCCAGGCCACCCCGCCGGACATGGGCGGCCCGATCGCCATCGGCATCGGCTGGCCCGAGCGGGTCCCGGACGCGGCCCCCGCCTTCGACTGGACCAAGGCCTCCACCTGGGAGTTCTTCCCGCTCGACACCGAGGCGTTCCCGTCGGTCGGGCTGGCCCGGCACGTCGGCGAACTGGGCGGCACGGCCCCCGCCGTGTTCAACGCGGCCAACGAGGAGTGCGTCGAGGCGTTTCTCGCCGGACGGCTGCCGTTCAACGGCATCATGGATACGGTCACAGCGGTCGTCGCGGAGCACGGCGTTCCCGCCGCGGGAACCTCTCTCACCGTGCCGGACGTCCTCGAAGCGGAGACCTGGGCGCGCGCCCGGGCCCGAGAGCTCGCAGCGAAGGCAACAGCGGAGGCCCGCGCATGA
- a CDS encoding ferritin-like domain-containing protein, with translation MSALDATQAALAAEHAAVYGYGVVGGRIGTERRAEATAAYEAHRARRDALRRSVRDLGGTPVVAEAAYELPFRVADPAGAVRLAAVLEDRVAGVYSDLVRAAEGPRRHEAAAALREAAVRAVRWRGSDVTFPGLAERV, from the coding sequence ATGAGCGCCCTCGACGCGACCCAGGCCGCGCTGGCCGCCGAACACGCGGCCGTGTACGGGTACGGAGTCGTCGGCGGCCGGATCGGTACGGAACGGCGGGCCGAGGCCACCGCCGCGTACGAGGCGCACCGGGCCCGCCGGGACGCCCTGCGCCGGAGCGTGCGCGACCTCGGCGGGACACCGGTGGTGGCGGAGGCCGCGTACGAGCTGCCCTTCCGGGTCGCGGACCCGGCCGGAGCCGTCCGGCTCGCGGCCGTCCTGGAGGACCGGGTGGCCGGGGTCTACTCCGACCTCGTCCGGGCCGCCGAGGGCCCCCGACGCCACGAGGCGGCCGCCGCGCTGCGGGAGGCGGCGGTACGCGCGGTCCGCTGGCGCGGCAGCGACGTAACCTTTCCTGGGCTCGCCGAGCGGGTGTGA
- the nusA gene encoding transcription termination factor NusA: MDIDVKLLKGLAHEKEISFDLLVEAIESALLIAYHRTPDARRHARVELDRLTGHVTVWAKEDPSDLEEGQEPKDFDDTPSDFGRIAASTARQVIQQRLRDAENDVTFGEYARREGDVVAGVVQQGKDPKNVLVRLDDKLEAILPVQEQVPGEDYTHGLRLRTYVVRVAKGVRGPSVTLSRTHPNLVKKLFALEVPEIADGSVEIAAIAREAGHRTKIAVRSTRSGLNPKGACIGPMGSRVRNVMAELLGEKIDIVDWSDDPAEMVANALSPARVSRVEVVDMAARSARVTVPDYQLSLAIGKEGQNARLAARLTGWRIDIRPDTEPSGPED, from the coding sequence GTGGACATCGACGTGAAGCTGCTCAAGGGCTTGGCGCATGAGAAGGAGATCTCCTTCGACCTGCTGGTCGAGGCGATCGAGTCGGCCCTCCTCATCGCCTACCACCGCACCCCCGACGCCCGCCGCCACGCGCGTGTGGAGCTGGACCGGCTCACCGGTCACGTGACGGTGTGGGCGAAGGAAGACCCCTCCGACCTGGAGGAGGGTCAGGAGCCCAAGGACTTCGACGACACCCCGTCGGACTTCGGCCGGATCGCGGCGAGCACCGCCCGCCAGGTGATCCAGCAGCGTCTGCGGGACGCCGAGAACGACGTGACGTTCGGCGAGTACGCGCGCCGCGAGGGCGATGTCGTCGCCGGTGTCGTGCAGCAGGGCAAGGACCCGAAGAACGTCCTGGTCCGGCTGGACGACAAGCTGGAGGCCATTCTTCCGGTGCAGGAGCAGGTGCCGGGCGAGGACTACACGCACGGTCTGCGCCTGCGGACCTACGTCGTCCGGGTGGCGAAGGGTGTCCGCGGTCCGTCCGTCACCCTTTCGCGCACCCACCCCAATCTGGTGAAGAAGCTCTTCGCCCTGGAGGTGCCGGAGATCGCCGACGGCTCGGTCGAGATCGCGGCCATCGCCCGTGAGGCCGGCCACCGCACCAAGATCGCCGTCCGTTCCACCCGTTCGGGCCTGAACCCCAAGGGTGCCTGCATCGGCCCGATGGGCAGCCGCGTCCGCAACGTGATGGCGGAGCTGCTCGGCGAGAAGATCGACATCGTCGACTGGTCGGACGACCCGGCCGAGATGGTGGCGAACGCGCTCTCCCCGGCGCGGGTGTCCCGGGTCGAGGTCGTCGACATGGCGGCCCGGTCCGCGCGCGTGACGGTGCCGGACTACCAGCTGTCGCTGGCGATCGGCAAGGAGGGCCAGAACGCCCGCCTCGCCGCGCGCCTCACCGGCTGGCGGATCGACATCCGTCCCGACACCGAGCCGAGCGGTCCCGAGGACTGA